A stretch of DNA from Perca flavescens isolate YP-PL-M2 chromosome 11, PFLA_1.0, whole genome shotgun sequence:
CCACTCTAGGCGGTTGAAAGTCTTTTCTATGTCcactgataaaactgctgccgttgttggaaggtttttggcttcttctattacattaAATAATCTGTGTACATTGTCTGCAGCATGACGCTTGGGTATAAAACCTGAGTGGTCGGGGTGGACTAGCTTCTCAATAAAGTGCTCTAAGCGAGCCAGGACTTTGGAATAGAGCTAATATCAGTCCCgatgaggctgatgggcctgAAATTTGAGCAATCCGTAGGATCTTTGCCCTTCTTTGGCATAACAGCGCAGTGTTGATTTGTTGGTGGAAAGTACCCTTCTCTTTGGCTAAAGTTAAAGCTTGTAGGTCTTAATATgtcaaaatactgtaaaagaaattctgatggaattccatccaaccctggtgttttcccttttttaactgtttttaatgctgaTTTAAGTTCCTCTAACATTATAggttgacccagttcttctgcctcctctgggtcaagGAGAGGCAGGTTTAGTTATTTTAGGAACTTCTGGCACTGTGTTAGATCTGGGTTGCAGGAGAACTCATACAACTTTGAGTAGAAGGATTGAAAAGTGGCGCTGATATCCTTAGGATTTGTTGAGATACCTCGGTCTGTGCGGATGCTGTTGATAGTAGCTCTGGATTCACTTTGTGAATTAGAGCAAGCAATTGGCTTGGTTTACAgccattaaaatagtaattttgccATTATTGAACTCAGCTCTCCTTTTTAGCAAGTCATTCAGCTCTGTTCGACTTGTGACTAGAAGAGTTtgtgtagatttagaaaaacaagtcTTAAGAGATTGCTCTAATGATTTACAGTGTTCTTCCAACTCCGCTATCCttgcctctcttttcctcttcaaaTTGACCGCGAAGGAGGATGTAAAATCTAGAATAAATCCTTTAGTTGCCTGTCATGTATAATGCAGGGTCAGAAACTGAGTCGGTATTAATTGATATTAATTCAGCCAGTTTGGTTCTAAATTCTGTATCAAAACGTGTGTTCTGGAGAACGGAATTATTAAATTGCCATCTTAGATCACCTAacatatgagagagagagagagagagagagagagagagagagagagagagacatgcaaCAAAAGTCCCGCTTCCAATTTTTCCGTCTATTTAATGTTAATTTCACTCAGAACATTCACGATGGATTGTTCTGGAACCGTGCCACCCCACTGCTCAGTTTTGACATGTAGGAAAATGTCTGCAAGAAACCAATGATGTTATTCTCCTCATATTTTCCTCAGAGCGCCCCGACACCATACTACACCTTCTACTATGACACCGGGCACTCTGATGAAGAAGAGATAGAGGAGCAGGTTCTACGTAACACCGTCAACAGCGAGGCTCTGATGACAGCCTTCCACCAAAACCAACCAGGAACCAACGACGACAAGGCAAGTGGAGTCTGACATTTCAGCTCCAGTCAAACTCACATTTTCAACGACCAATTAACTGATTTAAGAGCAAAAATTCACCCAAATCGGTTCACCCAAATAACACAATTTCTTACTAACTCCACTTACCTAGACATGCAGGtggtttatttgttgtttttttaatgataaaAGAGAAAATGCTGCTGCCACCACTAGCATATAGggcaggggtggccaaccagttcagcataaagagccacaaaaaaacacgcaccatagcaaaaagccacacatgcacatccacattacaacagcaacagtgacttccagatctaatgacagtcataatacatagcagttttcataggtttttttttcttacttagattgactcagtgggaaacctgacagtctttgtatccacaatcctttttaggtctggttgtactcggttgtggccactctttcactcatttgtcagcagtgaaagggttaatgaggaaggtgatctgtggccgctttttttcctcaggttgcagaatctgttcataaaaaaactctgctgcattattttttattttaaaataattggcaaatgtattaGCAGATGCattgaaatgcttttttttttttacttatctgaaatgtttcaaaaagtaaaaaaaaaaaaataatccaccaataacacagcccccagccacacagtaagagcctcaaaggagccggcaaagagccgcatacggctcaagagccacaggttcgccacccctgaTATAGGGCCTCTGCACACTGAGCAAGTCAACATTTTTTATCTCtggatctgtgtgtttgtgtcagagcaAGGAGCAGGTTAAGGAACGGCTGTGGGAGGATCATTTCTTGGAGTTCGGTCGCGGCGTCCACATGTTCCGCACAGACAAGATCCAAAGACTTGTTGCCATGGGGATACCAGAGTCGCTGCGAGGGGAGCTGTGGATGACACTTTCTGGTAAGAGAGAGTACAAGAAAAACTAAGATAGTAGCTAAAATGAAATGGCTTCCATATGTATGAGAACcagtttttcaacattttagtgCAGAGCAGTAATTTGACCTATCCACTGAAAGCTGGCTTCAGTGTGGATCGAGAGTCAACAGACACAAAACGTGTGCACCTGGGCTATGAACTGGACTCTGCTGCACCTCCACATACCGTACTGAGAAGGTGTCGTCTTAAACAACACCTTCTCCGTCAGAACCAAACTGCCAGCTTTTATTTTCGTCTGCTCTCAGTTCCTCAGCTCAGTTTCGCTGAGGAGGAACAGCTTTCTGGAACACAAACTGAAACTGATGAAGAACAACTGCTGTGGAACTATAGCGGTGTATTAGGGCCATTGTATAAAAAGATTGTACAGAGCCACGGGAGGGGGGTAATGTTCAGAGAAAAGAATTACTGAGATTAAAGTGTCAAATTTACGatacaaaaaaatactattAAACAGTATTAAAATCAACTTGAAGAGGCTTGAGAATGCCTGACAAAGCAGGGGCTGTTTGGAAGGTGTCATTTTATGCTTATTTACAGCATCTCTACTTCTGGTTTGTGCAGACGCGTCCTCGGAGCTAGAGTCCCACCAGGGCTATTACACCAGCATGGTGCAGAAGTCCATGGGCCTGAGCAGCCTGGCCACAGAGGAGATTGAGCGGGACCTTCACCGCTCTCTGCCGGACCATCCCGCCTTTCAAAACCCCACCGGCATCGCTGCACTGAGACGCGTCCTCACCGCCTACGCTCACCGCAACCCCAAGATCGGATACTGTCAGGTAGGGACCCGATGATCTGAGCGGTGTGGTGACGTTTAGTTTAGAGTAGTTTATTTTGATCACATAGAtgcacaacatcacatacataacattaatagtaaaaaaaaaaaaagaaaagtgtcacCTTAATTCATACAGTGTCATCTTCACTCGTTTATAATCAATACTGACTGAAAAGGTGTAGGTTAAAGCATTTGCTTATTTACCTaccctttttatttatattttgttcttAGGTCTCTCAGAATCTTATCAGtcttttaattaaatgtattgttattaATTTCTGTatgttatatacagtaaatattacatattaacacacacattacGTGCAGAAGATatgaaacaaaactaaattaataaaataaacaaaatgcatTCCCATTTGTCAGTGCAGAGATCGTGATGGGCAGGGgcaattctaggatcagacctttaggggggctcagcccctaatgagaatgtgacacggatacagtgccttgcaaaagtgtaaacaataaataaataaaaaataaaactttccttgattgggttacaggtgcatagcatcggcgacagacacacagcatattaaacctgtttctttgaacctgtaattttTTTGCCCTCTGTCgctaacagacaagttcgcaaCTCTAACTCGAGGCACTAAAATTGATTGATGATGATttttgagcccccctaaaaagggtctaaaatcgccaatgGTGATGTGACTGCAACATGACTGTGGGGGTTtcttaaggcgctgacacaccaggccgataatcggccgttggacagtctggcgaggtcagtgactcgagtctgttcggtgtgtcgtccgtccgaggggccgtcagccttcattttggccgatttgacatgtataatcggactcaaatgacccatctgattggtagagtgctaacccggaaacgcgGAGCGGAATGaacgtgactagagtctctcaaaatctgacgaaaatcttttaaactgacctttgtcgatctgaaatgaagacagattcagcaactgcacggcctatttctcgcttaaaatgttttcagaaacatgtttcagtgaactattttagtacaatatgagatcatattcttaacaagccgccatgacagtctggctttgaatttccggagaaacaaGACCCacatgacgcgttcgtccaatcagctgccggttttcatttttgggcaacaatacagattagcgccgcctgctgttatggtgtgttccgaggcacttttttgaccaacttggggagactgatcagtccaactgccttaaACTGTCGTTAAATGGCGTCTGatcattgtgtgtgtttcttgcaTCTTCCTTCTTCCTCATCTGCTTCTGTCCAGTCTATGAACATTCTGGCGTCTGTGCTGCTGCTCTAcgctaaagaagaagaagctttCTGGCTGCTTGTGGCAGTTTGTGAGAGAATGCTGCCTGACTACTTCAACCGCAGGGTCATAGGTAAGAGATCAGGGGTCAAAAAAGCAGTGAAgcatttttaaactttatttactCATATGCACTTCAGCCACTTAGAGTAGCTGCTCCTTGTTTGAAGTCACATAACCACAGTAtgttgtgttgtttattttgtttcatctAATCTGCTGCTTCTCAGACACCAAACAACCCAAAAGGTTTTATGTTTGGCCTCTGAAATAAGGGCTCATTTCCTGCGTTTGTGAAGCTGATTATTTATGACATGCAAGGTGCTTTTGAAACAATTTCCTGTTCCTTTCAATATCCAGATGTTTGTGTATGCTTGAAAAAACGGCAGTGATTGTGTTCTGGGAATTTATACATGGAGCATAGATTTGAGTTAttttaccttttatttttttttattaacaatttCCTTCTCCtagaagagacaaaaacaacaaagaattTATCCTTTGTCTGTGCAACCACATTTGTAATGAAAGAATATGTGTATCACTGTATGTCTAAATgcgtgtttttaatagtttgggGATGACGGTGTAGTTTTTTTTAGCACAGCATATAACACACAGTCAATACTTCTTAGTAggataaaataatttaataataatacaaggCTTTGTCCTTCATTTGGTATTTgttgatacaaaaaaaaatgttgcataaACTCTGTCTTTAAACAGTAGTTTTTAATCTcattacagtatactgtatatgtactgtatatacaacacTCAGACTGAATGTCCATCTTTTGGCGCTATCTAGTGgttaaaatgatataaaacagcCCCAGTCCAAAATTACTTGAAAAGTACATAAACATACACTCAACTATCAACGCAGAAAATTATTCTTTAATCAGGTAGTTCTTGATTTTAATCATACTTTGGGCAATTTGAGACTGTAATAATTTTAAACAAAACCTTTGTACGGCTGCTTTTTGTTTAGGTAAAATGTAACATATCAGAACTGTcagaaaaacattgaaaaaaacatataatttTGGTAACTCAGATATTGTATCAGCACTGTCCGAGTTTTTCATTGTGACATTTCTGTGCATGAGGCCACCCGGTAACCCCTCCACCCCCACACCCTGCATTATTTCCCCCTGCAGGAGCTCAGGTGGACCAGTCAGTGTTTGAGGAGCTGATCAGGGAGCGTTTGCCAGAGCTGGCTGAACATGTTCCAGACCTCTCCACCCTCTCCTCCGTCTCCCTCTCTTGGTTCCTCACCCTCTTCCTCAGCGTCCTGCCCTTCCACAGCGCCGTCTGCGTGGTCGACTGTTTCTTCTTCCACGGAATCAAAGCCATCTTCCAGTTGGGTTTGGCAGCACTGGAGGCCAACGCTGCACAGCTCTCGGCCAGCACAGACGATGGACAGGCACTCATGATTCTCACGAGGTAAATACACACAGTATTTGATGCCTAAATTTTACTCAAAATGAACGGCATTTTTAAAATACCTTTTCAAACTAATTACACAGCTAGCAAAAAATTTGCAGTCTATGGCATAAACACCGGTGTGGTTACCGGTAAATCGTTCCTTTTATGTACATGTATAAAATATGTAGAAATGGCTGTAACAGTGATTTTGCAATCAATTATTTTTGTCCATAAATGTTTGAAAACAATGAGAACaactcccgcacactgtctTTGCTTGTCCGTAAATGTTGGCATCATGTATGGGCGATTTCAGTCCAACacatagtaagtaagtaagtaagtaagctATGCTGTTGATCTCTGGGACTGTTTATTGATGCATTTCCTGGTAACAGAGCAGAACACTTCTCTAATTGTGTTTCTAAATCACTCTAATTTATGGTAACGAGGCACTGCCAATCAGAGAAGAGCCTGTTGCACATTTAGAACCTGGCTTCACATATCAAACCTTCATTTTGAATGGAGTGATTGGGAACCCTCTGCTCTGTGCTTCGTAGTTTTCTGGACCAGGTTGGAAGTGAAGAGTCGTCCTGTCCTCCGTCCTCGCCGCCGGCTGCAGAGGAGACCAGCAGCAGCGACGCTGATATTCCCGCTGTGGGACCCACAAACATCACTGACCTCATCAGCGAGTCCTACGAGGTGAGAAGCACATACGAtgattaatggtgatattgGCCATTCATTCATTGCTTTTGCACATTTTATGTAGTTCTGTAGTCACATTTAGGTAGTTTGCACTGTCCGCTACaagaaatcattcctaccacaggcaatacaactttttaacacttcatgACTGAGTGTTAGATAAGACTCCTATACATCACAACTGCACTAAGTGCAAGTTGTACAAACATAGGTTTTACTAACATCTTTATAAATACTATTTAAGTATTTGTACACTTTTATTCCCAACGTATATACAAGTTTGTAcattcttttcctttttatttttttatctttattttttgaatatttgttcttgtattctatcctatttattatttattgtatattctgtatgtgtgctgtgtctgatattttgctgctgttgcACTGAAATTTCCAAATTTGGAATCAATAAAagtctatctaatctaatctatgtAGTATGATAAGTGAGGTTAATTTGGGtaaatttgggtgaactgaccctttatcCACATACAGTCTTAATCATTTGTGGAGGAGGACATGTTTGCTGTTGCACTGAACTTCCGCTGTTTGTGATTCCTCGTGTCAGAAATTCGGAGACCTGACAGTGAGGCAGATTGAGAGGCTTCGCTGTCGACACAGAATCCAAGTGCTGCAGGCTCACGAAGACACCACCAAAGAAAACGCTGTAAGCAGACAGAGAATCCCAATGTCCTACTGTCATGTAGTCGtgacttttaaaaacagaaatgaaggCTAACATTAGAGTTCGGCATCGTCTCAgacctccctctcttccccctgtgtgtgtctgtgcagttGAGAATAGTGACTCCAGATGTTTCTATCCCTCCAGAGAACTTGGCTGATGTCTACGACCTCTTCAAGGTATAATCTTATCCCTCCTCCAATTAACCAATTTCCTTTATCAacaacattttcagttgtgtcTTGTGTCTTGAGAGAATTTGAGGTTTATAGGGTAAACAAAGTATTTCATAATTTTTcttatctcctcctcctcctcctcctcctcctcgcccATCCAGACGGAGCACTTCATCAGTCTGTACTGGGGTGACAGCAGCTCCGCAGCAGCGGCGGAGGCGGCAGCGTGGCGTTATGCTGACTCCAGTCGCTCCTATATGGAGCGGCAGTACCGGCTAGATCGGCCCCAGTTCAAGAGCCTGTACGGGCTGCTGGCGCCGCGGCCCGGCGGCTCAAACCAGCACTCTGATACGTTGGCCAACCGCACCTTCACCCTGCTGGACCAAGACTGCGACAACCTGGTCACGTTTAGAGAGTTTGCTGGCTGGCTGGGTAGGTAAATGGagtgaaggaggagaggaagaatcAAGGCAGATTGAGACACACATGATCCCTCCGTCACTGCACTACAGCTCCATTCTGGCTCCCTAAAACTAATGCGGTAAAAGAAACCTGTGACTTTGCCGTCACCACCTAAATCTAACCACATTTCTAGGCAACAACAAAAGGCACACACAGTACATTATGAGATTTGATTTGTGGGAAAGAAATGCAAGAATGTTCTCAAAAAATAGTTTGAATGGAGACAGACCAATTCTGgttcttttaaaagaaagagACATTCATCCATAAGTTGAAAGAAGAATACACTTAAGGTGATTTTTCTAGAATGACAAGGATACCTTTTGCTTTACTAAATACAACTAgtgagtaataataataaataatacacaTGTACTATATCATAAGAAatgtaaaaggaaaaataaaacattcacTGGCTGAATTCAGTTATAATGTCCATATGATGTGCAGCATAAATCCAGTCACCATACACTGTTATCCcgaattagttgactttactagaaatttgcGTGGAAACCCGCTGCCTTAAACCGCCTACGTTTTTACACAATGTGAAACTTAACACTTGAAACACTTGATATTGATCAATATTCAACTGAATCaaccatacaaaactaaaacccagataacatcaatgcacacccaaaacattaacacaacattattaaaacacactttaactaggacagaaaccgttcagaacatatatttttttccccatgagCCTTAGCATCGCTTCAGCACAGAACAGTTCAAATGACCCTGCCCCTCCCATACAGAAacttacagtttttcacgatcgctatgatacttttttcaatacttttaacaactttcctaaactcttaacacagttagcacaacatccgtctgtgtaggctatacaattaacacatttcttgttgctttgacacaaaatgcatacagttaacacaaatttaaagtgcttaaatttcttttacacacaagctccaccaaaaccaaaacaatggatctttactgccaaatttccaaatgctttcacactgtatgtcagaacagataacatcatgttctaaacctaacttgaagtcaaagtcaaagtgaacagctgttcaaattgtaaattgatacacaaatatatcccctgcattttatacatgcatttattggaaacagctgattgaagttatgcaaataCGTAGATCAATCccagctgattcccttctaggaaacacactcaggtgttgaggttctttcaatcgcatgatcatatggtagtagAGTAAAAAaggacctatttgaacaatatactgtagatgaacacagaaaataagaaaaatgccttcacgaggaagaggagtaccaggacaattctgtctctatctcctttttttcataaaccgtacattctataaagctactctgacaTGGGTCAttaattttttgtattgaatctctgcagcaaaagaaacaaaatggtggccgggttggatcagtgggtagagcaggcgcacatatacttggaggtttatgcctcgacgcagaggtccagggttcaaatctggcttgtgacgatttcctgcatgtcttccccccctcccccctctctctctctcccctttctcaactagctgtcctgtcaaataaaggtggaaaagcccaaaaaattatctttacagtaaaagaaaatatgcatgcatttactaaacccaacaaaacaaaaatgcagagagacttcaagagaaactgcagtccaaaacacaatctatgatcaatacaatatactattgtctgttgtataagggcagacctgactgacacatttaaaatgatgcagtttctgtaattccatctgatgttagtgtttttatgTCATTGTGCAGTGATTGACTAAAtattcctgttgggagagaacatgtgttagtgttttggaagaattattagattttgagacatgattgcattgttttcgtagacatagtgtattgtgtaagtgaattattgtattttgaaaatcagtgttggagtttacTTTACAAAGTGTGATtttgaaattaactgttttgccaatcgtgtgttgtaggtgtgttggtgctttaagagtttaggaaagttgttaaaagtattgaaaaaagtgtcatagcgatcgtgaaaaactgtaacatccTTAGTTATCTTTGCTTAATATGATCAGAGACAAATTAGTATAAAGGACCTATGATATGAAatgtgcactgcatacttacactgattattacaaaccactaatgtgatttagtaatgaatatggtttttaacaaaacatgaaagaataagtagtgaccactaaaaagtttaattacaactaaatctgggCGCTcttgagagagcagagagaacaGAACAGACATTTGTCTGCATTAAAACGCTCTAAAGAACTTCAGGCTGTTGCACATCTGATTAGTTTTAACcctttattctctctctctctctctctctctctctctctctcccactcagACACTTTGTACTGTGAAGAGCTGAATGAGAAAATAAGGCTGCTGTACCGTCTGCACATCCCACCAGGTTATTCATTTTGTTAACACGATGAAAGTCATGAGTTGCAAGCTCCAGTCAGGGCTGTTATTAACTgattagtttgtgtgtgtgtgtgtgtgtgtgtgtgtgtgcgtgcgtgtgtgtgtgtgtgtgtagctctgACAGAAAGTGAGGATGACCCCTCTTTGACGAAGAGCCCCCTGCTGTCCACAAACAGACCCCTCCATGTTAATCTGCCCTCTGGTCGGTCCAAACACACTGTGACTTATAAGCTCAagaaaaatagacaaaacaccAGCAACGTATCATGTGTTAAAGGCTGATAGTGTGTCTGGTTGAAGTGAATCTGACTGttgttccagatgttgaagGTGAAGTGACAGATTACCAGGAGCAGCTGAAGCAGATGCTGCAGGATCTGgtcaaagagagggagaaagatgtGGAGAAGCCTCTGCCACTCATGAACCAGGTACTGCACTAGTGTTGTACTACACAGTCAAATCTCATCTTTTTTTGTAACTTACATTTGTATTGAATTTTCACATGCAtatagacaaaacaatacagCAAATAaggaacaaattaaaataacaatagAAATAACACTAACAAAC
This window harbors:
- the tbc1d8 gene encoding TBC1 domain family member 8 isoform X2, which produces MTEAIRVNTRQRQREFSMFLNLDEAFGVIGQLADIALRRLLDSEGLELDRVLQQPTRITKRILEEQALREYVLALFRLPRGERLHEVASCSVWTPHGRCHTAGTLYTTDSYLCFSSREEGNCILLIPLSEVLSIEKVESTSLLPNPIIVSVRTKKAFQLIELPDRDELVENLNTRLRSLQWKQSMFRSKKDGRRSMSAPTPYYTFYYDTGHSDEEEIEEQVLRNTVNSEALMTAFHQNQPGTNDDKSKEQVKERLWEDHFLEFGRGVHMFRTDKIQRLVAMGIPESLRGELWMTLSDASSELESHQGYYTSMVQKSMGLSSLATEEIERDLHRSLPDHPAFQNPTGIAALRRVLTAYAHRNPKIGYCQSMNILASVLLLYAKEEEAFWLLVAVCERMLPDYFNRRVIGAQVDQSVFEELIRERLPELAEHVPDLSTLSSVSLSWFLTLFLSVLPFHSAVCVVDCFFFHGIKAIFQLGLAALEANAAQLSASTDDGQALMILTSFLDQVGSEESSCPPSSPPAAEETSSSDADIPAVGPTNITDLISESYEKFGDLTVRQIERLRCRHRIQVLQAHEDTTKENALRIVTPDVSIPPENLADVYDLFKTEHFISLYWGDSSSAAAAEAAAWRYADSSRSYMERQYRLDRPQFKSLYGLLAPRPGGSNQHSDTLANRTFTLLDQDCDNLVTFREFAGWLDTLYCEELNEKIRLLYRLHIPPALTESEDDPSLTKSPLLSTNRPLHVNLPSDVEGEVTDYQEQLKQMLQDLVKEREKDVEKPLPLMNQREFIQFCKTLYSMFHGDPEENDLFQAIATVTSLVLQIGEAGHRGHSSGSEVTSQEEGRGAAKDAGLDAGRGNGSLAAENEWTVSYAQILASLLTEQALVNFFEKPVDLSAKIAEAKEKQYHQRAGLLTLQQGTS
- the tbc1d8 gene encoding TBC1 domain family member 8 isoform X1, which gives rise to MWLHPEEVLLKNALKLWVTVRSNDFFLLQRRRGHGEPTGRITGLLVGALDTVLDSNARVTPFRILLQVPGSQISWVIASGAAIEEVNKHWDWLVHNLLRSLSVFENKEDAASFVKGKVKGLIAEEVRGRQAAQEEEPEKFREVLQKFELHFGLPSSEKLVTYYSCCCWKGRVPRQGFLYLSINHMAFYSFLLGKEVKFVIPWAEVTRLERVSTGLMTEAIRVNTRQRQREFSMFLNLDEAFGVIGQLADIALRRLLDSEGLELDRVLQQPTRITKRILEEQALREYVLALFRLPRGERLHEVASCSVWTPHGRCHTAGTLYTTDSYLCFSSREEGNCILLIPLSEVLSIEKVESTSLLPNPIIVSVRTKKAFQLIELPDRDELVENLNTRLRSLQWKQSMFRSKKDGRRSMSAPTPYYTFYYDTGHSDEEEIEEQVLRNTVNSEALMTAFHQNQPGTNDDKSKEQVKERLWEDHFLEFGRGVHMFRTDKIQRLVAMGIPESLRGELWMTLSDASSELESHQGYYTSMVQKSMGLSSLATEEIERDLHRSLPDHPAFQNPTGIAALRRVLTAYAHRNPKIGYCQSMNILASVLLLYAKEEEAFWLLVAVCERMLPDYFNRRVIGAQVDQSVFEELIRERLPELAEHVPDLSTLSSVSLSWFLTLFLSVLPFHSAVCVVDCFFFHGIKAIFQLGLAALEANAAQLSASTDDGQALMILTSFLDQVGSEESSCPPSSPPAAEETSSSDADIPAVGPTNITDLISESYEKFGDLTVRQIERLRCRHRIQVLQAHEDTTKENALRIVTPDVSIPPENLADVYDLFKTEHFISLYWGDSSSAAAAEAAAWRYADSSRSYMERQYRLDRPQFKSLYGLLAPRPGGSNQHSDTLANRTFTLLDQDCDNLVTFREFAGWLDTLYCEELNEKIRLLYRLHIPPALTESEDDPSLTKSPLLSTNRPLHVNLPSDVEGEVTDYQEQLKQMLQDLVKEREKDVEKPLPLMNQREFIQFCKTLYSMFHGDPEENDLFQAIATVTSLVLQIGEAGHRGHSSGSEVTSQEEGRGAAKDAGLDAGRGNGSLAAENEWTVSYAQILASLLTEQALVNFFEKPVDLSAKIAEAKEKQYHQRAGLLTLQQGTS